Proteins from a genomic interval of Diospyros lotus cultivar Yz01 chromosome 6, ASM1463336v1, whole genome shotgun sequence:
- the LOC127804485 gene encoding uncharacterized protein LOC127804485, with the protein MTRSSKGDLIDLDLEIDRTLRRQARELRSQDRAVTNSVFPFVSDTVFEFQPKLINMAAYENNGLRRIFLEKFFPASRTAAIRKDICGIRQIDGESLHEYWERFKKLCASCPHHQISDQLLIQYFYEGLLPMDRYLVDAASGGALVEKTPAAARDLISKMAQNAQQFGTRLNTPMKTVNEDNTESCNGIFPGRPFQHQPQQSRYDPYAPTYNPGWRDHPNFRYGGASTQPFQQRFNTPGQSNATPMKQQAQTLPKTEPSLNDIVQQLAANTLKFQQRTDTTIQNLETQIGQLATNINELRSQGSGQLPSQPISNQKGNVSAIMLRSGKEVNAPEKAQEETGRKEESQPLSIQRAKQHINNDQDKGEHPYNNPLPFPHRATQNKKRAEAKLDKEIMETFQKVKVNIPLLEAIKQIPKYAKFLKDLCTHKRKLKGNDQVNLGRNVSALIQPAMPLKCKDPGMFTIPCTIGELQFTNALLDLGASINVMPKSVYASLQVGPLKSTGVVVQLANRSTVYPTGVLEDVLVKVKDFIFPADFYVLNMEDDNKLGHAPLILGRPFLKTARTIINVHEGTLSMEFAGNTIHFHILDSMKYPSEDHSSWHVNFIDLMVDVACADIPDFAYEFPTIHDFPDSVHCPDYHNGFNKCAACSEIDEFLNLSESDMSFQHALHNSHEPSMANVSLAENFMQANGSLDLDTNRLLPSIQQPPALECKPLPDNLKYAYLEEGEKLPVLIANNLHPDQEKRLLDLLRRNKRAIG; encoded by the exons ATGACCAGATCATCTAAGGGTGACCTAATTGATTTAGATCTAGAAATTGATAGAACCCTTAGGCGACAAGCAAGAGAACTTAGATCTCAAGATAGGGCAGTGACTAATAGTGTCTTTCCCTTTGTTTCTGATACTGTGTTTGAGTTTCAACCTAAACTGATCAATATGGCCGCCTATGAAAACAATGGCCTGAGGAGAATATTTCTGGAGAAGTTCTTTCCTGCTTCCAGAACAGCAGCCATCCGGAAGGACATTTGTGGCATCCGACAGATAGATGGAGAAAGCttgcatgagtattgggagagattcaagaagttgtgtgcTAGTTGTCCTCatcatcagataagtgaccagctcctcattcaatatttttatgaaggCTTACTCCCCATGGACAGGTATTTAGTGGATGCTGCATCTGGAGGAGCCTTAGTGGAAAAGACACCAGCTGCAGCCCGAGACTTAATTTCAAAGATGGCTCAAAATGCACAACAATTTGGTACCAGGTTGAACACTCCCATGAAGACTGTCAATGAG GATAACACAGAATCATGCAATGGAATCTTCCCTGGAAGACCGTTTCAGCACCAGCCACAACAAAGTAGGTATGATCCCTATGCTCCCACTTACAATCCGGGCTGGAGAGACCATCCCAACTTCAGATATGGGGGTGCCTCAACTCAACCATTCCAACAGAGGTTCAATACACCAGGTCAAAGTAATGCCACACCAATGAAGCAACAAGCACAGACATTACCCAAGACAGAACCGAGCTTGAATGACATAGTGCAGCAATTGGCTGCCAATACTCTCAAATTCCAACAACGGACTGACACCACCATACAGAATTTGGAGACACAGATTGGGCAGTTAGCAACTAACATAAATGagctaaggagtcaaggttcgggtcaGCTACCTTCACAGCCAATATCCAATCAAAAGGGAAATGTGAGTGCGATCATGCTGCGTAGTGGTAAAGAAGTGAATGCTCCAGAGAAGGCACAAGAAGAAACTGGTAGAAAAGAAGAGTCGCAGCCCCTCTCAATTCAAAGGGCCAAGCAGCACATCAACAATGATCAGGACAAGGGAGAACACCCCTACAACAATCCATTGCCTTTTCCCCATAGAGCCACTCAAAACAAGAAGAGGGCAGAAGCTAAGTTGGATAAGGAGATCATGGAGACTTTCCAGAAGGTCAAAGTCAATATACCACTCTTGGAGGCCATCAAACAGATTCCCAAGTATGCCAAGTTTCTCAAAGACTTGTGCACCCACAAGAGGAAGCTGAAGGGAAATGATCAGGTCAACCTTGGAAGGAATGTCTCAGCCCTAATCCAGCCTGCCATGCCTTTGAaatgcaaagatccagggatgttTACCATTCCTTGCACTATAGGAGAGCTGCAATTCACAAATGCTTTGCTAGATTTAGGTGCTTCCATTAATGTAATGCCTAAGTCTGTTTATGCATCCTTACAGGTTGGCCCATTGAAATCCACAGGAGTGGTAGTCCAGCTAGCTAACAGGAGCACGGTCTATCCCACGGGAGTCTTGGAGgatgtgctggttaaggttaaggattttaTCTTCCCAGCtgacttttatgttttaaatatggaagatgatAACAAACTTGGACATGCACCATTGATACTAGGCAGACCTTTCTTGAAAACTGCTAGGACAATaattaatgtgcatgagggtacctTGTctatggaatttgctggtaataCTATCCATTTCCACATTCTCGATTCCATGAAGTATCCTTCAGAAGATCATTCCTCCTGGCATGTTAATTTTATTGACTTGATGGTTGATGTTGCATGTGCTGATATTCCTGACTTTGCTTATGAGTTCCCCACCATCCATGACTTTCCTGATAGTGTCCATTGCCCTGATTATCATAATGGATTCAATAAGTGTGCCGCTTGTTCTGAGATAGATGAGTTTTTAAATCTTTCTGAATCTGACATGAGTTTTCAGCATGCCTTACACAACTCTCATGAGCCTTCCATGGCGAATGTTTCCCTTGCTGAGAATTTCATGCAGGCAAATGGTTCTCTTGACTTAGACACAAATAGGTTGCTACCTTCAATCCAACAACCACCTGCCTTGGAGTGCAAACCCTTACCTGACAACCTCAAGTATGCTTACTTGGAGGAGGGAGAGAAGTTGCCAGTGCTCATAGCCAACAACCTCCACCctgaccaagagaagagattgcTGGACCTACTTAGGAGGAACAAACGAGCAATAGGCTAG